The proteins below are encoded in one region of Candidatus Micrarchaeia archaeon:
- a CDS encoding type II toxin-antitoxin system VapC family toxin yields MSVTFDSYAWIEYFSGSTKGERVRRIVDDTGQIFTPSICLMEIVSKYIREGKPFADRADFIMSRSSIIDITKEISLLAAELKEKEKLPGVDALIYACARSRSSNLLTGDQHFRGKDGIDFLD; encoded by the coding sequence GCGTGACCTTTGACAGCTATGCCTGGATAGAATATTTTTCCGGGAGCACGAAAGGGGAACGCGTCAGGCGCATTGTGGATGACACAGGGCAGATATTCACGCCTTCCATCTGCCTGATGGAAATAGTTTCAAAATACATCCGTGAGGGAAAACCTTTCGCGGACAGGGCGGATTTCATCATGTCCCGCAGCAGTATAATAGACATCACCAAGGAGATTTCCCTGCTTGCGGCCGAGCTCAAGGAGAAAGAGAAGCTGCCTGGAGTGGATGCCCTAATATACGCGTGCGCCCGGTCCAGGAGTTCCAACCTGCTCACCGGAGACCAGCATTTCCGCGGCAAGGACGGAATAGATTTCCTGGATTGA